Proteins from a genomic interval of Sphingopyxis sp. QXT-31:
- a CDS encoding substrate-binding domain-containing protein, with protein sequence MLQKFALVAGAATAVLALSACQDQASSGGAARDYISAVGSSTVYPFATTVGERFAEATGNKKPKIDSTGTGGGFERFCAGVGGDTPDIANASRRIKKKEFDTCAKNGVTEIVEIQVGIDGIALGEATRGPGFQLTEEDVYKALAANPYGKPNTAKTWKDVNPALPAVAISVFGPPSTSGTYDAFKELILGKGCDANAEMKALKDSDKDKHEATCTTLRGAPYYVEQGENDNLIISKLDKNPTSLGIFGFSYLDANKDKIKAVPVQGVAPSYAAIADGSYPGSRPLFIYVKKKHVGVIPGLAEYVAEFLKGAGEGGYLGAKGLIVSPKAIADTAAANAKGMTALNGAELK encoded by the coding sequence ATGCTGCAGAAATTCGCTCTCGTCGCCGGCGCCGCAACCGCCGTGCTGGCGCTCTCCGCGTGCCAGGACCAGGCCTCCTCGGGCGGCGCGGCGCGCGATTATATCAGCGCGGTCGGATCGTCGACCGTCTATCCCTTCGCCACCACCGTCGGCGAGCGCTTCGCCGAAGCCACCGGCAACAAGAAGCCCAAGATCGACAGCACCGGCACCGGCGGCGGCTTCGAGCGCTTCTGCGCCGGCGTCGGCGGCGACACCCCCGACATCGCGAACGCCTCGCGCCGCATCAAGAAGAAGGAATTCGACACCTGCGCCAAGAATGGCGTGACCGAGATCGTCGAAATCCAGGTCGGCATCGACGGCATCGCGCTGGGCGAAGCGACGCGCGGCCCCGGTTTCCAGCTGACCGAAGAGGATGTCTATAAGGCGCTCGCCGCCAATCCTTACGGCAAGCCGAACACCGCCAAGACGTGGAAGGACGTCAACCCGGCGCTGCCCGCAGTCGCGATCTCGGTCTTCGGGCCGCCGTCGACCAGCGGCACTTACGACGCGTTCAAGGAACTGATCCTGGGCAAGGGCTGCGACGCCAATGCCGAGATGAAGGCGCTGAAGGACAGCGACAAGGACAAGCATGAGGCGACCTGCACCACGCTGCGCGGCGCGCCCTATTATGTCGAGCAGGGCGAGAACGACAATTTGATCATCTCGAAGCTCGACAAAAACCCGACCAGCCTCGGCATCTTCGGCTTCAGCTATCTCGACGCCAACAAGGACAAGATCAAGGCGGTGCCGGTGCAGGGCGTCGCCCCCAGCTATGCCGCGATCGCCGACGGCAGCTATCCCGGCTCGCGCCCGCTCTTCATCTACGTCAAGAAGAAGCATGTCGGCGTGATCCCCGGCCTCGCCGAATATGTCGCCGAATTCCTGAAGGGCGCGGGCGAAGGCGGCTATCTGGGCGCCAAGGGCCTGATCGTGTCGCCCAAGGCGATCGCGGACACCGCCGCGGCGAATGCCAAGGGCATGACCGCGCTGAACGGCGCCGAGCTGAAATAA
- a CDS encoding putative quinol monooxygenase, translating into MQDESLILITGHVILTPEHRERMIALGVEHSARSRGEAGCVAHNCHIDIENSDRLVFVEQWESIDAVRAHFAVPASRAFVAEMRALSPEPPAIRIYTADDVTAALMGA; encoded by the coding sequence ATGCAAGATGAATCCTTGATCCTCATCACCGGCCACGTCATCCTTACCCCCGAGCATCGCGAGCGCATGATCGCGCTCGGCGTCGAGCATAGCGCGCGGTCGCGGGGCGAGGCGGGGTGTGTGGCGCATAATTGCCATATCGATATCGAAAACTCCGACCGCCTCGTCTTCGTCGAGCAATGGGAAAGCATCGACGCGGTCCGCGCTCATTTCGCGGTGCCGGCGTCGCGCGCCTTCGTCGCCGAAATGCGCGCGCTGTCGCCCGAGCCGCCGGCGATCCGCATTTACACCGCCGACGATGTCACCGCGGCGCTGATGGGGGCTTAG
- the uvrA gene encoding excinuclease ABC subunit UvrA encodes MSLTHISVRGAREHNLKGVNVDLPRDALVVITGLSGSGKSSLAFDTIYAEGQRRYVESLSAYARQFLEMMQKPDVEHIDGLSPAISIEQKTTSRNPRSTVATVTEIYDYMRLLWARVGIPYSPETGEPISAQTVSQMVDRVMELPEGTRAYLLAPVVRGRKGEYKKELAQWQKDGFTRVRIDGEFYEIGEAPTLDKKYKHDIEVVVDRIAVREGLGTRLADSFETALKLAEGLAYVDLADGPVPGREEEDTGGAMKGAGIPANRLIFSEKFACPVSGFTIAEIEPRLFSFNAPQGACPACDGLGERQEFDPDLVVPNHALSLKKGAVVPWAKSNPPSPYYMQVLESLGKAYGFDLTTPWQDLPGEVQLVILYGTGGKPVELTFKDGRRSYTTHKAFEGVIGNLNRRLLQTESAWMREELSKYQTPQPCETCHGARLRPEPLAVKIAGENISLSAQRSVADALEWFGTLEEKLNDTQRQIAKAILKEINERLGFLNNVGLDYLNLNRTSGTLSGGESQRIRLASQIGSGLSGVLYVLDEPSIGLHQRDNDRLLATLKRLRDLGNTVIVVEHDEDAIRHADYVVDMGPGAGLHGGEIVAEGTLDEVLKSEKSLTAAYLNGTKRIEIPKHRRKGNGFDLVLKGARANNLDNVTVKIPLGTFTCVTGLSGSGKSSLIIDTLYASAARVLNGARMVAGPHDSLKGLEHCDKVIDIDQSPIGRTPRSNPATYTGAFTIIRDWFAGLPESQARGYKPGRFSFNVKGGRCETCTGDGLIKIEMHFLPDVYVTCETCHGKRYNRETLEVKFKGHSIADVLDMTVEDAAEFFKAVPSIREKMAMLVRVGLGYIKVGQQATTLSGGEAQRVKLAKELSRRSTGQTLYILDEPTTGLHFEDVRKLLEVLQALVEQGNSVIVIEHNLDVIKTADYIVDMGPEGGVKGGEVVASGTPEQVAKNPRSYTGQYLAPMLASGK; translated from the coding sequence ATGAGTCTCACCCATATTTCGGTGCGCGGTGCGCGCGAGCATAATCTGAAGGGCGTGAACGTCGACCTGCCGCGCGATGCGCTGGTCGTCATCACCGGCCTCAGCGGCAGCGGCAAGTCGAGCCTCGCCTTCGACACCATCTATGCCGAGGGCCAGCGGCGCTATGTCGAGAGCCTGTCCGCCTATGCGCGCCAGTTCCTCGAAATGATGCAAAAGCCCGATGTCGAGCATATCGACGGGCTGTCGCCGGCGATCAGCATCGAGCAGAAGACGACCAGCCGCAACCCGCGCTCGACCGTCGCGACGGTCACCGAAATCTACGACTATATGCGCCTGCTGTGGGCGCGCGTCGGCATCCCCTATTCGCCCGAAACCGGCGAGCCGATCAGCGCGCAGACGGTCAGCCAGATGGTCGACCGCGTGATGGAATTGCCCGAGGGCACGCGCGCCTATCTGCTCGCCCCGGTCGTGCGTGGGCGCAAAGGCGAGTATAAGAAGGAACTCGCGCAGTGGCAGAAGGACGGCTTCACGCGCGTCCGCATCGATGGCGAATTCTACGAGATCGGCGAGGCGCCGACGCTCGACAAGAAATACAAGCATGACATCGAGGTGGTCGTCGACCGCATCGCAGTCCGTGAGGGTCTCGGCACGCGGCTCGCCGACAGTTTCGAGACCGCGCTGAAGCTCGCCGAGGGGCTTGCTTATGTCGACCTCGCCGACGGTCCCGTGCCGGGGCGCGAGGAGGAAGACACCGGCGGCGCGATGAAGGGCGCGGGCATTCCCGCGAACCGGCTGATCTTCTCGGAGAAATTCGCCTGCCCCGTGTCGGGCTTCACCATCGCCGAGATCGAACCGCGGCTGTTCAGCTTCAACGCGCCGCAGGGCGCCTGCCCCGCGTGCGACGGGCTCGGCGAGCGGCAGGAGTTCGACCCCGACCTGGTCGTCCCCAACCATGCGCTGAGCCTGAAGAAGGGCGCGGTGGTGCCGTGGGCGAAATCGAACCCGCCCTCGCCTTATTATATGCAAGTGCTTGAAAGCCTGGGCAAAGCCTATGGCTTCGACCTGACGACGCCGTGGCAGGACTTGCCTGGCGAGGTGCAGCTCGTGATCCTCTATGGCACCGGTGGCAAGCCGGTCGAGCTGACCTTCAAGGACGGCCGGCGCAGTTACACGACGCACAAGGCGTTCGAGGGGGTGATCGGCAATCTCAACCGCCGGCTGCTGCAGACCGAGAGCGCGTGGATGCGCGAGGAGCTGTCGAAATATCAGACGCCGCAGCCGTGCGAGACGTGCCACGGCGCGCGGCTGCGCCCCGAACCGCTCGCGGTGAAGATCGCGGGCGAGAATATCAGCCTGTCGGCGCAGCGCTCGGTCGCCGACGCGCTCGAGTGGTTCGGCACGCTCGAGGAGAAGCTGAACGACACGCAGCGGCAGATCGCCAAGGCGATCCTGAAAGAGATCAACGAGCGGCTCGGCTTCCTCAACAATGTCGGGCTCGATTACCTCAACCTCAACCGCACCAGCGGCACGCTCAGCGGCGGCGAGAGCCAGCGCATCCGCCTCGCCTCGCAGATCGGCAGCGGGCTCAGCGGCGTACTCTACGTCCTCGACGAACCGAGCATCGGCCTCCACCAGCGCGACAACGACCGGCTGCTCGCGACCTTGAAGCGCCTCCGCGACCTCGGCAACACGGTGATCGTCGTCGAGCATGACGAGGATGCGATCCGCCACGCCGACTATGTCGTCGACATGGGTCCCGGCGCGGGGCTCCACGGCGGCGAGATCGTCGCCGAGGGGACGCTCGACGAGGTGCTCAAGAGCGAGAAGAGCCTGACCGCGGCCTATCTCAACGGCACCAAGCGCATCGAAATCCCGAAGCACCGCCGCAAGGGCAATGGCTTCGACCTGGTGCTCAAGGGCGCGCGCGCGAACAACCTCGACAATGTGACGGTCAAGATCCCGCTCGGCACCTTCACCTGCGTCACCGGCCTGTCGGGCAGCGGCAAGTCGAGCCTGATCATCGACACGCTCTACGCCAGCGCGGCGCGCGTGCTCAACGGCGCGCGCATGGTCGCGGGGCCGCACGACAGCCTGAAGGGGCTGGAGCATTGCGACAAGGTCATCGACATCGACCAGTCGCCGATCGGCCGCACCCCGCGCTCGAACCCCGCGACATATACGGGCGCCTTCACGATCATCCGCGACTGGTTCGCGGGGCTGCCCGAAAGCCAGGCGCGCGGCTACAAGCCCGGGCGCTTCAGCTTCAACGTCAAGGGCGGGCGCTGCGAGACCTGCACCGGCGACGGCCTGATCAAGATCGAGATGCACTTCCTGCCCGACGTTTATGTGACGTGCGAGACGTGCCACGGCAAACGCTACAACCGCGAGACGCTCGAGGTGAAGTTCAAGGGGCACAGCATCGCCGACGTGCTCGACATGACGGTCGAGGATGCCGCCGAATTCTTCAAGGCGGTGCCGTCGATCCGAGAGAAGATGGCGATGCTCGTCCGCGTCGGGCTCGGCTATATCAAGGTCGGGCAGCAGGCGACGACGCTGTCGGGGGGCGAGGCGCAGCGCGTCAAGCTCGCCAAGGAGCTGTCGCGCCGCTCGACCGGGCAGACGCTCTACATCCTCGACGAGCCCACCACCGGCCTGCATTTCGAGGATGTGCGCAAGCTCTTGGAAGTGCTGCAGGCGCTGGTCGAGCAGGGCAACAGCGTGATCGTGATCGAGCATAACCTCGACGTCATCAAGACCGCCGACTATATCGTCGACATGGGCCCCGAGGGCGGGGTCAAGGGCGGCGAGGTCGTCGCGAGCGGCACCCCCGAGCAGGTCGCGAAGAATCCGCGGAGCTACACCGGGCAATATCTGGCGCCGATGCTGGCGTCGGGGAAATAA
- a CDS encoding M64 family metallopeptidase: MAKLTIPGTALDALSRSAQIGVSASEWQSSEMFERARVESLRALWFDGEGRQIGEEVALEPITFDLAEGFAPDGRIGAEPVARDIDLRGELPPAAEHLMLQWGAERLTVRAEELVRADGMPGAPLRRKFPDEARSFYYPVISDGFLDAETFFAHVADLTGWMREQQPFDGAELEPVFGMEALFWAAPGEAKSHFGAPLTGDMICAVGVGTPVLLGSREDAARKLRAFLLDGQGLILMNSSQRGGAGGSAPHDFPAWASINACPGEDWRRIALHEIGHSLGLEDEYVLPDLPVYATWRDMAFDSGANATSKANPGKAPWKTQLNLGDDEGRPTVSHADQDGGWVDPRPGGKPLVGTVAGAHYHEKYFRPSGDCLMRSLAAPHFCPVCQRHIVDKLR; the protein is encoded by the coding sequence ATGGCAAAGCTGACCATTCCCGGCACCGCGCTCGACGCGCTTTCGCGATCGGCGCAGATCGGCGTGTCTGCGAGCGAGTGGCAAAGCTCGGAGATGTTCGAGCGCGCGCGGGTGGAATCGCTGCGCGCGCTCTGGTTCGACGGCGAGGGGCGGCAGATCGGCGAGGAAGTGGCGCTCGAGCCCATAACCTTCGATTTGGCCGAGGGGTTCGCGCCCGACGGGCGGATCGGCGCCGAGCCGGTCGCGCGCGACATCGACCTTCGCGGCGAATTGCCGCCCGCTGCCGAGCATCTGATGCTGCAATGGGGCGCTGAGCGGCTGACCGTGCGCGCCGAGGAGCTGGTCCGCGCCGACGGCATGCCCGGCGCGCCGTTACGCCGCAAATTCCCCGACGAGGCGCGCAGCTTCTATTATCCGGTGATTTCGGACGGCTTCCTCGACGCCGAGACCTTCTTCGCGCATGTCGCCGACCTGACCGGCTGGATGCGCGAGCAGCAGCCGTTCGACGGCGCCGAACTCGAACCCGTGTTCGGCATGGAGGCGCTGTTCTGGGCGGCGCCCGGCGAGGCCAAAAGCCATTTCGGCGCCCCGCTGACCGGCGACATGATCTGCGCGGTCGGCGTGGGCACGCCCGTGCTGCTGGGATCGCGCGAGGACGCCGCGCGCAAGCTTCGCGCCTTCCTGCTCGATGGCCAGGGCCTGATCCTGATGAACAGCAGCCAGCGCGGTGGCGCAGGAGGCAGCGCGCCGCACGACTTCCCGGCGTGGGCCAGCATCAACGCCTGCCCCGGCGAAGACTGGCGCCGCATCGCGCTGCACGAGATCGGGCACAGTCTGGGGCTGGAGGACGAATATGTCCTGCCCGACCTGCCGGTCTATGCGACCTGGCGCGACATGGCGTTCGACTCCGGCGCCAATGCGACGAGCAAGGCGAACCCCGGCAAGGCGCCGTGGAAGACGCAGCTCAACCTGGGCGACGACGAAGGCCGGCCGACGGTCAGCCACGCCGATCAGGACGGCGGCTGGGTCGATCCGCGGCCCGGCGGCAAACCGCTGGTCGGCACGGTGGCGGGCGCGCATTATCACGAGAAATATTTCCGCCCGTCGGGCGACTGCCTGATGCGCAGCCTCGCCGCCCCGCATTTTTGTCCGGTTTGCCAGCGGCATATCGTCGACAAGCTGCGCTAG
- a CDS encoding M13 family metallopeptidase has product MKKLLGGAAGLAMAAALAAVPVLANDMAPMASLKADGAGEASAKDEGSLKALTFGSWGVDLGARDTSVKPGDDFDRFANGGWFAKTEIPADQASAGVDYDVYNLTQRQLRQVVTGAPATSQVGGLYQSFADEARVEALGAKPLMADLAKVAAIKDKSEMARFMGASQGAFGTTIVGGGPYADTDDPTINVLWLGQGGLGLPEREYYLDDQFKPQRDAYRAYIVRTLGLTGAKNPEAAADAIMAYETEIAKVSWKIADRRDIGKINNPMSSAELAAYAPGLDWNAWFAGAGIGPQKRMIVNETTAIRDISALYAKTPLDTLKLWQQFHVANQASPYLSKAFVDSRFDYTKVLSGVSELRPRWKRGLTLVDGSLGELVGETYSQQYFPASAKAKMEALVANLKLAMGDRIRANSWMAPATKEAALAKLQKMDVMVGYPDKWRDYSGLKIDAADLYGNVQRSGKFEYAYQLGELGKPVDRKKWSMNPQEVNAYNGGLENKIVFPAGILQAPYFSETVDDAVNYGAIGAVIGHEIIHGFDDQGRKIDANGAVRDWWTPEDAAKFDAAAKAFGAQYATYEAAPGAFINPDLTMGENIADLAGLEVAYDAYHRSLGGKPAPVIDGLTGDQRFFLAFAQAWRDKAREDSIKQQVASDPHSPARWRIIGPVRNVDAWYTAFGVGTDAKYYLKPEDRTKIW; this is encoded by the coding sequence ATGAAGAAACTTCTGGGTGGGGCCGCGGGCCTCGCAATGGCCGCGGCGTTGGCCGCGGTGCCGGTGCTGGCGAACGACATGGCGCCCATGGCGTCGCTCAAGGCCGATGGCGCGGGCGAGGCGTCGGCGAAGGACGAAGGCTCGCTGAAGGCGCTGACCTTCGGCAGCTGGGGCGTCGACCTTGGCGCGCGCGACACCAGCGTAAAGCCGGGCGACGATTTCGATCGCTTCGCCAATGGCGGCTGGTTCGCCAAGACCGAGATACCGGCCGACCAGGCGTCGGCGGGGGTCGATTACGACGTCTATAATTTGACCCAGCGCCAGCTGCGCCAGGTCGTCACCGGCGCGCCGGCGACGAGCCAGGTCGGCGGCCTCTACCAGAGTTTCGCCGACGAGGCGCGCGTCGAGGCGCTGGGCGCCAAGCCGCTGATGGCCGACCTCGCCAAGGTCGCGGCAATCAAGGACAAGAGCGAGATGGCGCGCTTCATGGGCGCGTCGCAGGGCGCGTTCGGTACGACGATCGTCGGCGGCGGGCCTTATGCCGATACCGACGATCCGACGATCAATGTGCTGTGGCTGGGGCAGGGCGGGCTGGGCCTGCCCGAGCGCGAATATTATCTCGACGACCAGTTCAAGCCGCAGCGCGACGCCTATCGCGCCTATATTGTCCGCACTTTGGGACTGACCGGCGCGAAGAACCCCGAGGCCGCCGCCGACGCGATCATGGCCTATGAGACCGAGATCGCGAAGGTCAGCTGGAAGATCGCCGACCGCCGCGACATCGGCAAGATCAACAACCCGATGTCCTCGGCCGAACTCGCCGCCTATGCGCCCGGGCTCGACTGGAACGCGTGGTTCGCGGGGGCCGGGATCGGCCCGCAAAAGCGCATGATCGTCAACGAGACGACCGCGATCCGCGACATTTCGGCGCTCTATGCCAAGACGCCGCTCGACACGCTGAAGCTGTGGCAGCAATTCCATGTCGCCAACCAGGCCTCGCCCTATCTGTCGAAGGCCTTCGTCGACAGCCGCTTCGACTATACCAAGGTGCTGAGCGGGGTGAGCGAGCTGCGCCCGCGCTGGAAACGGGGGCTGACGCTCGTCGACGGCAGCCTCGGCGAGCTGGTCGGCGAGACCTATTCGCAGCAATATTTCCCCGCGAGCGCCAAGGCGAAGATGGAGGCGCTGGTCGCCAACCTCAAGCTCGCGATGGGCGACCGTATCCGCGCGAACAGCTGGATGGCGCCCGCCACCAAGGAAGCCGCGCTCGCCAAGCTCCAGAAGATGGACGTCATGGTCGGCTATCCCGACAAATGGCGCGACTATTCGGGGCTAAAGATCGACGCCGCCGATCTTTATGGCAATGTCCAGCGCAGCGGGAAGTTCGAATATGCCTATCAGCTGGGCGAACTCGGCAAGCCCGTCGACCGCAAGAAATGGTCGATGAACCCGCAGGAAGTGAACGCGTATAACGGCGGGCTGGAGAACAAGATCGTGTTCCCCGCGGGCATATTGCAGGCGCCTTATTTCAGCGAGACCGTCGACGATGCGGTCAATTATGGCGCGATCGGCGCCGTCATCGGCCACGAGATCATCCACGGCTTCGACGACCAGGGGCGCAAGATCGACGCCAATGGCGCGGTGCGCGACTGGTGGACCCCGGAGGACGCGGCGAAGTTCGACGCCGCGGCCAAGGCGTTCGGCGCACAATATGCGACCTATGAGGCGGCGCCCGGCGCCTTCATCAACCCCGACCTCACGATGGGCGAGAATATCGCCGACCTCGCGGGGCTGGAGGTCGCCTATGACGCCTATCATCGTTCGCTCGGCGGCAAGCCCGCGCCGGTGATCGATGGGCTGACCGGCGACCAGCGCTTCTTCCTCGCCTTCGCGCAGGCGTGGCGCGACAAGGCGCGCGAGGATTCGATCAAGCAGCAGGTGGCGAGCGACCCGCACAGCCCCGCGCGCTGGCGGATCATCGGCCCGGTGCGCAACGTCGACGCCTGGTACACGGCGTTTGGCGTCGGCACCGACGCCAAATATTATCTGAAGCCCGAGGATCGCACCAAGATCTGGTGA
- a CDS encoding BCCT family transporter, with amino-acid sequence MSDAAPRRLNRPVFFVPLAVLAAAVLASLWQREAFFAAEVAINNWVLAWFGPAFAVAGVAFLVLLAAVAVSPIGKTIIGGPGAKPLLGRWRWFAVMLCTTIATGILFWGAAEPLFHLNTPPTMLGLKPGSDEAAAFAMSTMFLHWTLTPYGIYTVAALAFALVYYNRREPFSLSSLFVPLLGQRAHGPVGSGIDIICLYALVAGMAASMGAGILALAGGIEGLGGFAGGAGLRWGIMIAIVASFLISAATGLQKGIAGLSVLNTWIFFAIIAFVLLAGPTAQMFGLSLRGGADYASTFIPRNLGLDVDRDWHRQWTIFNWANWMAWAPVTALFLGRLAVGYSVRAFILFNLILPALFGAVWMTAIAGATIILDQQSGASLFAILSSQGPDPVLFRLFDALGGGSVVTATMLFAIFLSYVAGADANVSAMSALSTHGISPERPEAALWIQVVWGVTVGLVAMVLVAAAGIDGIRMMSVLGGFPALFVIVGAALSLGVMAWRGRPTAAPALPD; translated from the coding sequence TTGTCCGACGCTGCGCCGCGCCGCCTGAACCGCCCGGTCTTCTTCGTCCCGCTTGCCGTGCTGGCGGCGGCGGTGCTGGCGAGCCTGTGGCAGCGCGAGGCCTTTTTTGCCGCCGAGGTCGCGATCAACAACTGGGTGCTCGCCTGGTTCGGCCCGGCCTTTGCGGTCGCAGGGGTCGCCTTCCTTGTCCTGCTCGCGGCGGTGGCGGTGTCGCCGATCGGCAAGACGATCATCGGCGGGCCGGGCGCCAAGCCTTTGCTCGGCCGCTGGCGCTGGTTCGCGGTGATGTTGTGCACCACCATCGCGACGGGCATCCTGTTCTGGGGCGCCGCCGAGCCTTTGTTCCACCTCAACACGCCGCCGACGATGCTGGGGCTGAAACCCGGCAGCGACGAAGCCGCGGCCTTCGCCATGTCGACGATGTTCCTCCACTGGACGCTGACGCCCTATGGCATCTACACCGTCGCAGCGCTCGCCTTCGCGCTCGTCTATTACAACCGTCGCGAGCCGTTCAGCTTGTCGTCGCTGTTCGTGCCTTTGCTCGGCCAGCGCGCGCATGGGCCCGTCGGGTCGGGCATCGACATCATCTGCCTCTACGCGCTCGTCGCGGGCATGGCGGCGTCGATGGGCGCCGGCATTTTGGCGCTGGCGGGCGGGATCGAGGGGCTCGGCGGCTTCGCGGGCGGCGCAGGGCTGCGCTGGGGCATCATGATCGCGATCGTCGCGAGTTTCCTGATCTCGGCCGCGACCGGCCTGCAGAAGGGCATCGCCGGGCTGTCGGTGCTCAACACCTGGATCTTCTTCGCGATCATCGCCTTCGTGCTGCTGGCGGGTCCGACGGCGCAGATGTTCGGCCTGTCGCTGCGCGGCGGCGCCGACTATGCCTCCACCTTCATCCCGCGCAACCTGGGGCTCGACGTCGACCGCGACTGGCACCGGCAATGGACGATCTTCAACTGGGCGAACTGGATGGCCTGGGCGCCGGTGACCGCGCTGTTCCTCGGCCGCCTCGCGGTCGGCTACAGCGTGCGCGCCTTCATCCTGTTCAACCTGATCCTGCCCGCGCTGTTCGGCGCGGTGTGGATGACCGCGATCGCCGGCGCGACGATCATCCTCGACCAGCAGAGCGGCGCCAGCCTGTTCGCGATCCTGTCGAGCCAAGGCCCCGACCCCGTGCTGTTCCGCCTGTTCGACGCGCTCGGCGGCGGGTCGGTGGTGACCGCGACCATGCTGTTCGCGATCTTCCTGTCCTATGTGGCGGGCGCCGACGCCAATGTCTCGGCAATGAGCGCGCTGTCGACGCACGGGATCAGCCCCGAGCGGCCCGAGGCTGCCTTGTGGATCCAGGTCGTCTGGGGCGTCACGGTCGGGCTGGTCGCGATGGTGCTCGTCGCCGCGGCCGGAATCGACGGCATCCGCATGATGTCGGTGCTCGGCGGCTTTCCCGCGCTGTTCGTGATCGTGGGCGCCGCGCTGTCGCTCGGCGTGATGGCGTGGCGGGGACGACCGACCGCCGCCCCCGCCCTGCCCGACTGA